A genomic segment from Sparus aurata chromosome 20, fSpaAur1.1, whole genome shotgun sequence encodes:
- the LOC115570635 gene encoding heparan sulfate glucosamine 3-O-sulfotransferase 3A1-like — MFAQHGCGSCTDPPGTGMAFSRVGRLDPPNRGVSRRAAVMLCSLLTSLFLLHCLTERCGTSSPVRASSSRGLLQDLGSQRTKRLVYQWTEPVGSDGRVDAEPPEESPELVASRKVSPRFAGKLSPLGEGSKKLPQALIIGVKKGGTRALLEFLRVHPDIRAVGAEPHFFDRNYENGLDWYRELMPKTLEGQITMEKTPSYFVTREAPARISAMSRDTKLIVVVRDPVTRAISDYTQTLSKKPDIPSFESLTFKNRTTGLIDTSWSAIQIGIYAKHLDNWLQYFPMGQILFVSGERLITDPAGELGRVQDFLGLKRIITDKHFYFNQTKGFPCLKKAEGSSKPHCLGKTKGRTHPNIDPEVVQRLRDFYRPFNMKFYQMTGRFFGWED; from the exons ATGTTCGCCCAGCATGGCTGTGGCTCCTGCACCGACCCGCCCGGGACCGGTATGGCTTTTAGCCGCGTCGGCAGACTGGACCCCCCGAACCGAGGCGTCTCCAGGAGGGCGGCGGTCATGCTGTGCTCCCTGCTcacctccctcttcctcctgcactgCCTCACCGAGCGCTGCGGCACCAGCTCCCCGGTCAGAGCGTCCTCCAGCCGGGGGCTCCTGCAGGACCTGGGCTCGCAGAGGACTAAGAGGCTGGTGTACCAATGGACGGAACCGGTGGGCTCCGATGGACGGGTGGACGCCGAGCCGCCCGAGGAGTCTCCGGAGCTAGTCGCGTCCAGGAAGGTGTCTCCGAGGTTCGCAGGTAAACTGAGTCCGCTCGGGGAGGGAAGCAAGAAGCTGCCGCAGGCGCTCATCATCGGGGTGAAGAAGGGAGGcacccgggctctgctggagtTCCTCCGGGTCCATCCCGACATCAGAGCCGTGGGAGCGGAACCGCACTTCTTCGACCGCAACTACGAGAACGGACTGGACTGGTACAG GGAGCTGATGCCCAAGACCCTGGAGGGCCAGATCACCATGGAGAAAACCCCCAGCTACTTTGTGACCAGAGAGGCTCCAGCCAGGATCTCCGCCATGTCCCGGGACACCAAGCTGATCGTGGTGGTGAGGGACCCGGTCACCAGGGCGATCTCGGACTACACGCAGACTCTGTCCAAGAAGCCCGACATTCCCTCTTTCGAGAGCCTCACCTTCAAAAACAGGACTACCGGGCTCATCGACACCTCGTGGAGCGCCATCCAGATCGGCATCTACGCCAAGCACCTGGACAACTGGCTGCAGTACTTCCCCATGGGCCAGATCCTGTTCGTGAGCGGCGAGCGCCTGATCACCGACCCGGCCGGGGAGCTGGGCCGCGTGCAGGACTTCCTGGGGCTCAAGAGGATCATCACAGACAAACACTTTTACTTCAACCAGACCAAGGGGTTCCCGTGCCTCAAGAAGGCCGAGGGCAGCAGCAAGCCCCACTGCCTGGGCAAAACCAAAGGCCGGACCCACCCGAACATTGACCCGGAGGTGGTGCAGAGGCTACGGGACTTCTACCGGCCCTTCAACATGAAGTTCTACCAGATGACGGGTCGGTTCTTcggctgggaagactga